TGCTCACAGGAGGAGGGAACCGGAATCTGGTCCCCTCCCCTGTTGCCATCCTTCGACTGGGCTCAGGACAGGCCCTTCGACTAGGCTCAGGACAGGCTTCCGGCAACGGGGGAGGGCTAGGGTGGAGCCGCGGGCAGAAACCCAGAGGCATCTGGCGCAGGGGGTTGGACTTGGCTACGCTGGCAGCTCTATGTACGGCAATCTGACAGCGGGGCTGCGCCGCTTGTGGGCGCACGTGGCGCGCAGGTTCTTCGCCAATTTTTTCCGGCTGCTGCTGCTCGCCGTCAGCATCTCGCAGTGGGTGGTGCTGGGACGGCTGTCGCGCACGATCGGCTCCTTGCCCCTCGCCGCTCAGATCGCGGGGCCGCTGCTGATCTTCGCAGTCAATCGACGCCTGGCGAAGCGGACACGAGAGCAGCGACGCGACCGCGGCCCCGTAGGTGGTATGCCGCGACTGTACTACGCCGTCGCCTTCACCTGCCTGTTCTGCGTCCTCTTTCTCCTCCTCACCGACGCCATGTGGATGGGTGCCAAGGTCCTTCTCGGCGCCATCGCCGTCGAAGCCCGCACCACTCACCACGCCGGCCTCCGCATCGATCCGGAACTCGGTCCCGCCTTCCACTGGCTGGCAAACGCCGGCATGGCCGCCGTCACCATCGCCTTTGCCTACGGCTACACCATCGGCCAGATCCGCCTGCGGGTACGCCGCTTCACCCTGCCCTTGCTCCACTGCCCGCCGTCGTGGAATGGGCTGCGCATCGCCCAGATCAGCGACATCCACATTGGGCAAAACATCGATCGATCACAACTTGAAGGCTTCGTGGCGCGCGTCAACGGCCTCGATCCAGACCTCATCTGCATCACCGGCGACATCGCCGACTCGCCGACGGCGGACTTGGACGGTTTCCTGCCGGTGCTGGCTGGACTGCACGCCACACACGGCGTGTTCGCCATCCTCGGGAACCACGATCACTACGCCGGCGCTGATCACGTCGAGGCCTCACTGCGCCGGCTCACTTCATTCACGGTACTCCGGGACCAGAAGACCGCCATCGAGGTCAAGGGACAGCAGCTCCACGTCGTCGGGCTGGACGACCATGGACGCGACTGGGCGCGCGGCGAAACGATGGTTCCCCATCTCGACGCCGCGCTGGCAACGGTACCGGCGGATGAGCCCGTGCTGCTCCTCTCCCACCGCCCGGACGTCTTCCCGCAAGCCGCCGCGCGCGGCGTCGCGCTGACGCTGGCCGGCCACACACACGGGGGCCAACTCGGCATGCCGTGGTTCGACGGCCGCATCCGCAACCTGGCCGAGTTCATCACCGACTTCGACCGCGGGCTCTACGAACGCGCCGGCAGTTATCTGTACGTCAACTGCGGCCTCGGCGTGACCGGGCAGCGCATCCGCCTCAACACACCGCGCGAGATCCTGATCATCGAAGTCCAAAACGCCGCCGCCGCGCTCGCCGCCTGAGCCACACCCGCGGCTCACCAGCGCTGACGTCTGTTGTGTGTCCGCCGATGCTGACGATTGCCAGCAGGTGCCGTCAGACGTGCGCAAGCCGTTCGACCGCCGCCGCGTGCGCCACTACGAGGGAAGGCGGACAGAAGTATAAGAAGGCCTTGGTCATCACCACGGCAACGAGCACATCATCGATAAATCCCGGCACCAGAGTCGTGTCCGGAATCAGGTCGGACGGCAGCAGCCAATACGCCAACCCCAACGCCAGGAACACCCGCGCCGAGTACGGCGTGTGGCGATCAAGCACAATCCTGAAGAACGTCCGAAGGCCGTGACCGAGATAGAGGGACAGCGTTCCCGGCATTTCTCGTCTCAGACGGAACATCCGCCTATCGACAACCGACGCGAGCGCAACCACCCCGATGAACAGCGCGATGGACAGGCCGGTCCACAACCAGAACATTCCCACATCGCCCAGAAACAACAAGAGCCGGTTGATCGAGTGCCCGGCATGCGTTGCCAATCGGTGCGCAGACGGCAACAAGATTGGCGCAGACGTGGTGCTCATCACCGGCCACGGCGGCGGTAAGGCCCCCGTAGCGGCCGACGCAGCGGCCGCGCAGGTGGATATGATCAGCAAAGCCTCGCCGCTCACCCCAATACAACGCCAGTCTCTGAGATGCTCGCACACAGCGTACTTCCGGCCGCTCACGCCGCAATAATATCCGGAACGGGTACTGATACGCAACGAAATCCGTCACCGAAGTCTCCGATAATTTGCAGTGGCCCCGCCATCACCGCCAGCAGATTTCGCCGGACACTCGTGCTAGCCTCGGGATGAAATCAGCCTGGAAGGGAGTTGCCATGTACAAGTCCGCCGTAAACTGGTTGCTCGTCATCGCCAGCTTCTTCGCCATAGCCGTACCCGCGGCAAGGGCGGAAGAAAAGGCCACGGAGAACCGCCGAACCATCTCCGTCAGCGGGCAGGGAGAGGTAACCGCCTCACCGGATCTGGCGATTCTCAGCGTCGCGGTGGAGACAACCGGGCCCAAAGCTTCCGGGGCGGTGAGTGAGAATGCGAAGCGTAGCGCGGCCGTGACGTCCGCCGTGAAGGCCCTGATCGGCAAGGACGACAGGGTGACCACCTCGCGCTACTCGCTCGAGCCGCGCTACCAACCGGTCAAACCTGGGGAACTCACGGAGCCTCGCATCACCGGCTACGTCGCGCGCAATGAAGTGCAGGTGGAGACCCACAAGGTCGACAACGTCGGGGCGCTGATTGACGCCGCCAACGACGCCGGCGCCAACCGCATCAGCGGCCTGCAGTTCACCCTATCGAATCGCAACGACCAGCTGCGAGCCGCCTTGGAAAAGGCCGGGGCGGAGGCACAGGCGCAAGCCCAGAGTGTCGCCAAGGCCTTGGGCGTGCGGCTCAAAGAAGTCGCCTCGGCCACGACGTCGACGGGTCCGGTGGTACAGCCACGCTACTTCGAGCGCGGCATGGCGGCCATGGAGGCCCGGGCACCGACATCCATCGAACCCGGAACCGTTTCCGTATCGGCCACGCTGCAGGTCACCTACAACATCGAGTGAGTCCGCAGGACGCTCTCATTGCCGCTGCGGTTGGTCAGGTCTCGGACAGTTGGTATGACACCCGTCGTGAAGGCCAAAGCGAGCTCTGGAACGCCGCTTCCCGCGCCGTGGAGTGAGCGGCCGGTTCCGTGATAGGGTGCGACGTCACGTTATGAAACGCCTGGCCATCCTCGGTTCGACCGGCTCGATCGGTGTCACCACGCTCGACCTGGTCGCGCGTTTCCCCGATCGCTTCGAAATCACCGCCCTCGGGGCCGGCAGGAACGTCGATCGTCTGGCCGAGCAAGTGCGCCGCTTTCGGCCGAGCCTCGTTGCGGTCCAGGACAGCCAGGCGGCGCTGGAGCTGCAGAAGCGGATTCCGGAATACCGCGGTCGGATCACCTACGGAGCTGAGGGCATGGAGGCAGTGGCGACCGCGCCGGGCACCGAGCTGGTGGTATCGGCTCTGGTCGGCGCGTTGGGGCTGCTCCCCACGCTGCGCGCCATCGAGGCCGGCAAGCACGTGGCGCTGGCCAACAAGGAGGTGTTGGTGCTCGGCGGCGAACTGGTGACCCGGGCGGCCGCAGCCGCCGGTGTCCGACTGCTGCCGCTCGACAGCGAGCACAATGCCATCTTCCAGGCGCTACGCGGACACCGGGAAGAGGACGTGCGGCGCATCATCCTCACGGCATCCGGCGGCCCATTTTTGCACCGCTCGCTTCCCGAGCTGCGCGCCGTGACACGGGAGGACGCTTTGCGGCATCCGACCTGGAAGATGGGCGACAAGATTACCATCGACTCCGCCACGCTGATGAACAAGGGCCTCGAGGTTATCGAGGCGCACTGGCTCTTCGGGCTGCCGGCGGAACGCATCCATGTCGTCATCCACCCCCAGAGCATCGTCCATTCCATGGTCGAGTACATCGACGGCTCAGTCCTCGCCCAGATGGGTATCCCCGACATGTCGATCCCGATCTCGTACATTCTCGCTTACCCTGACCGGCTGCCGCTGGATCACCTACCCGTACTCAATCTGCCGCAGGCGCCGGCACTGGAATTCGGCGAGCCGGACGAAGCGAAGTTTCCGTGCCTCGCGCTCGCCTACCAGGCCTTGCACGCCGGCGGCACGGCACCCGCGGTGCTCAACGCGGCCAATGAGGTCGCGGTCGCCGCGTTCCTGGCCGGAGCCATACCGTTCCTGGAGATCCCGCGCCTTCTGAGCCAGGTGATGGAGGCGCACGATCCCGCACCCGCTGACGGGCTGGAGCGACTCCTCGCAGCCGATCACTGGGCTCGGACCCAGGCACGGAAGCACCTGCCCGCCGACACCGCACAGCTCGCGGCAGGGTGGCTCGAGCCCATCAGGAGGGCAGGGGGTCCTGGCTTCTGACCCCGGGCCTACCGGCTCTACCGTTGGCACACTCAGCCTGGTTGCCATTCGAACACGGCATGGGTGTCGCCGTAGAAGAAATCGATGTCTGGCCGCTGCCGGCGGGCATTCTCGGCGCCAATTCGCATCTGCCTGGTCGCCAGATCAGCCAGCATATGCGCCCGGTACCGCAACCAGCGCCGCTGGAATGCCGCGCCGAACTCGCCACGCTGGGTTCGTGCAATCAGATGCATCCAACCGTCCCGCTCAATCAGATCGGCATCCAGCGCGTTGTGCGGCTGCGCTACGAACTCGGCAAACCACAGAGCGGCCTGATTCGACGCACAGCGCAACAGGGGCACCGGCCGGTGCGAGGGCACATGTTCGTCGAAGACCAGATCGCCACAGGAGACGCACAATTGCACGAGGACAGGCTGGCCACTGAAGAGCTGACGCGCCAGCCTGGCGCGCAACCTCGGTAGCGGCCAGCGAACGCCCGTCCGCCGCTCCGCCCCCTGCTGGCCCGCATAACCCTGCGCGGCGACGCGCACGACGTCGAGGAAGGCACGGTTGCGGTCCGGCCAGCGGCTGTAGATTCCATCTGCCTCGATGCGCCCCACGGAATCGATGCGTGCAAGCAAAAACTCCTGGAGGCGCAGCGGCAACGGGTAGCGGAAAATGACGTACGCGAGGTCCGCGTGCCGGCGGGGCGTGTGATCCCCGCCCCACCCCTCGCAGCTTGCCCGTGTCGTCACCCCCGGGATCCGGTTCAAGGCGTCAACGATCTCGCGCACCCCCGTATCAATGCGGGCGTCCAAGGGCACGCCGCCAGGGTACGTCCGAGCGGCTGTCTTCTGCAAGCGGCGAGCCGGCGGAATCCGGCCGTCAGCTATCTTTACACACAGAAACGCCGATGGTAGGGGTAATGCTCTTGGAGGCAATGCAGTGAATCAGCGGCAGTTGAAGCCGTTCCATAAGCTGTTGGTGGCACGCCGCCAGGAGTTGTTGGCCGAGGCGTTGCGAACAGTCGATGGGATGACCGACAGCAAAGAAACCTTCCCTGATCCAACGGACCGGGCCTCGCTCGAATCGAATCGGAACGCCATGTTGCGCATTCGGGATCGTGAACGGAAGCTGATTGCCAAGATTGACGAAGCCCTCCAACGCATCAGTGACGGCAGCTACGGCCTGTGCGAGGCCTGCAGCGGGCCGATCGGTCTGGACAGGCTGAGGGCCCGGCCGGTCACCACACGGTGCATCGACTGCAAGTCGGATCAAGAAGCGCAGGAACGGCGCCTGCGCGGCCTGTGAAAGCACGTCCGGGCTCGATACACAAACCATGAAGCGCCCGTAAGTACCTGAAAAACAGCGTCTTTGTTGGCAAATACGACTAATTTCCTTCGCCCTTTTGTCGCTGTCACAAATTCATGCTACAAGACCACCGTCTGGAAACAAGTATTAGCGGACAGAAGGTGAGAGGTCGCCTGTGGCGCGTGTCGATTCGACGATTCTGCATGAAATCGTACGTATCATCCAAGCGCGTGCCAAAGTGCCGGAACGGGTTCGGCTGCAAAAGCGCGACTATCAACTAACCTATCTTGATGACCACCGCCAGCGCATCGAAGAGGCCTTACGGCGTCACGATGCTGACCGGCTCAACATGCTATTCGGACAGCTCGCCAGTAAAGTGAAATACCAATTGTTGCGCCGCGTCGCCGCCCGGCAGAAACCAAAAGCTCGCGCGCAAATACCGGCCGGTCGAGCTTCCCGAAGTCCGCAGCGCAAACAGGCGAGATCGCGCTGACCGGCGCCGCAGCCGCGCGCCGCACATAGGGGGACTGACCTCGCTCCCCTACCGCAACTTGGAACCTTCTGGCACGTTTAACCAGTGAGTACGCCATTGGACAGCGAGGCGGATGCGGATGTGCAACTCATGCTGGCGGTGCAGCAGGACGATCAGGCCGCGTTCCACCAGCTGTTCGAAAAACATATCGCAGGAGTAATTGGTTTCGCCATGCAGTTGGTTGGAAACCGTGCACGGGCTGAGGAGTTGGCGCAGGATGTGTTCCTCCAGATCTATAGGACGCGAGCGCGGTATGTTCCCCTTGCCCGCTTCAAGACCTGGCTCTACCGGATGGTGACCAACGCCTGTTTGAGCGAGCTCCGCCGGCCGGAATATCGCGCCCGAGTCCAGCCGATCGATCATCCGGTCAGGGACGATGCCGGCGATCCGCCACCGGTCGCCGAAGCCTCGACACAGAGCGGTGAGGAAACCTTGCTGGACCGTGAGGCAGTCGAGAGGTTACAAGCAGCCGTGGCACACCTGCCGCCGCAGCAACGCGCCGCCTTGCTGCTGGCGAGGGTGAACGGACTTTCGTACGACGAAGTGGCGGCGAGTCTGTCGTCCTCAGTCTCAGCAGTGAAGAGTCTCATCCATCGTGCCACCGTCACGCTGCGCCAGCAGATGCAGGAGGAGAATGTGTAGGGCATGGCAAGCTGTTGGGTTGTCCGGAGGAATTTAACTGCGTGGGTCGATGGTGAGTTGCCGCGCCGGAAGGCGGAACCTCTCGAACGGCACCTCACGGGCTGCGCGGCGTGCTCGGCCGAGGCAGAAGGGCTGCGTGCCGCCATCGGCTGGCAGCGGCAGAT
This portion of the Candidatus Binatia bacterium genome encodes:
- a CDS encoding metallophosphoesterase — protein: MEPRAETQRHLAQGVGLGYAGSSMYGNLTAGLRRLWAHVARRFFANFFRLLLLAVSISQWVVLGRLSRTIGSLPLAAQIAGPLLIFAVNRRLAKRTREQRRDRGPVGGMPRLYYAVAFTCLFCVLFLLLTDAMWMGAKVLLGAIAVEARTTHHAGLRIDPELGPAFHWLANAGMAAVTIAFAYGYTIGQIRLRVRRFTLPLLHCPPSWNGLRIAQISDIHIGQNIDRSQLEGFVARVNGLDPDLICITGDIADSPTADLDGFLPVLAGLHATHGVFAILGNHDHYAGADHVEASLRRLTSFTVLRDQKTAIEVKGQQLHVVGLDDHGRDWARGETMVPHLDAALATVPADEPVLLLSHRPDVFPQAAARGVALTLAGHTHGGQLGMPWFDGRIRNLAEFITDFDRGLYERAGSYLYVNCGLGVTGQRIRLNTPREILIIEVQNAAAALAA
- a CDS encoding DUF1232 domain-containing protein, translating into MSTTSAPILLPSAHRLATHAGHSINRLLLFLGDVGMFWLWTGLSIALFIGVVALASVVDRRMFRLRREMPGTLSLYLGHGLRTFFRIVLDRHTPYSARVFLALGLAYWLLPSDLIPDTTLVPGFIDDVLVAVVMTKAFLYFCPPSLVVAHAAAVERLAHV
- a CDS encoding SIMPL domain-containing protein (The SIMPL domain is named for its presence in mouse protein SIMPL (signalling molecule that associates with mouse pelle-like kinase). Bacterial member BP26, from Brucella, was shown to assemble into a channel-like structure, while YggE from E. coli has been associated with resistance to oxidative stress.), with amino-acid sequence MYKSAVNWLLVIASFFAIAVPAARAEEKATENRRTISVSGQGEVTASPDLAILSVAVETTGPKASGAVSENAKRSAAVTSAVKALIGKDDRVTTSRYSLEPRYQPVKPGELTEPRITGYVARNEVQVETHKVDNVGALIDAANDAGANRISGLQFTLSNRNDQLRAALEKAGAEAQAQAQSVAKALGVRLKEVASATTSTGPVVQPRYFERGMAAMEARAPTSIEPGTVSVSATLQVTYNIE
- a CDS encoding 1-deoxy-D-xylulose-5-phosphate reductoisomerase; translation: MKRLAILGSTGSIGVTTLDLVARFPDRFEITALGAGRNVDRLAEQVRRFRPSLVAVQDSQAALELQKRIPEYRGRITYGAEGMEAVATAPGTELVVSALVGALGLLPTLRAIEAGKHVALANKEVLVLGGELVTRAAAAAGVRLLPLDSEHNAIFQALRGHREEDVRRIILTASGGPFLHRSLPELRAVTREDALRHPTWKMGDKITIDSATLMNKGLEVIEAHWLFGLPAERIHVVIHPQSIVHSMVEYIDGSVLAQMGIPDMSIPISYILAYPDRLPLDHLPVLNLPQAPALEFGEPDEAKFPCLALAYQALHAGGTAPAVLNAANEVAVAAFLAGAIPFLEIPRLLSQVMEAHDPAPADGLERLLAADHWARTQARKHLPADTAQLAAGWLEPIRRAGGPGF
- the dksA gene encoding RNA polymerase-binding protein DksA, which gives rise to MNQRQLKPFHKLLVARRQELLAEALRTVDGMTDSKETFPDPTDRASLESNRNAMLRIRDRERKLIAKIDEALQRISDGSYGLCEACSGPIGLDRLRARPVTTRCIDCKSDQEAQERRLRGL
- a CDS encoding RNA polymerase sigma factor — encoded protein: MSTPLDSEADADVQLMLAVQQDDQAAFHQLFEKHIAGVIGFAMQLVGNRARAEELAQDVFLQIYRTRARYVPLARFKTWLYRMVTNACLSELRRPEYRARVQPIDHPVRDDAGDPPPVAEASTQSGEETLLDREAVERLQAAVAHLPPQQRAALLLARVNGLSYDEVAASLSSSVSAVKSLIHRATVTLRQQMQEENV